A stretch of Synechococcus sp. WH 8020 DNA encodes these proteins:
- a CDS encoding secondary thiamine-phosphate synthase enzyme YjbQ, whose translation MTSQLLSLRTEASFQCLPLTAELRRFVHSIGERDGAVVVSGQHTTTAVIINEMEERLLMDLKRWLSLQAPPGAGWKHDDLELRRGIPDDEPRNAHAHLQALMLGNEVTVNVSNGEVQLGQYQEVMLVELDGPRQRRVSLQWLSA comes from the coding sequence ATGACCTCTCAGCTCCTGAGCCTCCGCACCGAGGCATCCTTTCAATGCTTGCCCCTCACCGCAGAGCTACGTCGCTTTGTTCACTCCATTGGTGAACGGGATGGTGCCGTGGTCGTGTCAGGCCAGCACACCACCACTGCTGTGATCATCAATGAAATGGAGGAACGGCTGCTCATGGATCTGAAGCGGTGGTTGAGCCTGCAGGCACCCCCAGGCGCTGGCTGGAAGCATGACGACCTGGAACTGCGCCGTGGCATTCCGGATGATGAGCCGCGCAATGCCCATGCTCATCTGCAGGCTCTGATGCTCGGCAATGAGGTCACCGTGAATGTCAGCAACGGGGAGGTGCAATTGGGGCAGTACCAAGAGGTGATGCTTGTTGAGCTCGACGGTCCACGTCAGCGCAGGGTGTCGCTGCAGTGGCTTTCGGCCTGA
- a CDS encoding permease: MQLQVKRLIGPWQPGDLDGFLALGLNNLIQILLIISLCRGVLGYPDALLFGQILPAAGVSLLVGNVAYTRLARQLAASQCREDCTAMPYGINTVSLFAYIFLVMLPVKLAALNGGMTEVEAISRSWHAGMVACMGSGLIEIVGAFSADRLRRWLPRAALLSTLAGIALGYIALGFLLRTYAHPLVGLASLAVIVLGYYAKVRWPLPTGLMAVLLGMVLAWSSGLLAPSPDAWQDSIRTISWHPPTLQLQILWENRTDLFPWLGVIVPMGLFNVIGSLQNLESAEAAGDHYATRTCLLIDGVGTLAAAALGSCFPTTIYIGHSGFKDMGARSGYSWLNGVVMSAACFFGLFGLLALLIPIDAGMAIVLYIGIAMTAQAFQATPSRHAPAVVLGLLPGLAGWGAQLLKAGLRAGGLGTPKQPFNQQMIDQLAQGDVWAAGAFALEQGQIITAMLLAALLVFAIEGRFLAAATCSGIAAVLAWFGVIHAWQFSTGDTVVNLGWGTGQPWAIAYALITVLILIARRLPQQPEGK; encoded by the coding sequence ATGCAGCTCCAGGTAAAGCGCCTCATCGGGCCATGGCAGCCAGGAGACCTTGATGGGTTTCTGGCCCTGGGGCTCAACAACCTGATCCAGATCCTGCTGATCATCAGCCTCTGCCGAGGTGTTCTTGGCTACCCGGATGCCCTGCTGTTCGGACAGATCTTGCCTGCCGCCGGAGTGAGTCTTCTCGTTGGGAATGTGGCGTACACCCGACTGGCCAGGCAACTCGCAGCCAGCCAGTGCCGTGAGGACTGCACCGCCATGCCCTATGGCATCAATACGGTCAGCTTGTTTGCCTACATCTTTCTCGTCATGCTTCCGGTCAAGCTGGCGGCCCTCAATGGCGGAATGACAGAGGTTGAGGCCATCAGCCGCTCCTGGCATGCGGGGATGGTGGCCTGCATGGGATCGGGTTTGATCGAAATCGTGGGAGCCTTCAGTGCCGACCGCTTAAGACGCTGGCTCCCACGAGCCGCCCTGCTCTCCACCCTTGCCGGGATTGCCCTCGGCTACATCGCCCTGGGATTCCTGCTGCGCACCTATGCCCATCCTCTGGTGGGACTCGCGAGCTTGGCCGTCATCGTTCTCGGCTATTACGCCAAGGTGCGATGGCCCTTACCCACAGGCCTGATGGCCGTTCTTCTGGGCATGGTTCTCGCCTGGAGTAGCGGCTTGCTCGCTCCCAGTCCAGACGCCTGGCAAGACAGCATCCGCACCATCAGCTGGCATCCACCGACGCTGCAGCTACAGATCCTTTGGGAGAACCGAACCGACCTCTTCCCATGGCTCGGGGTGATCGTGCCGATGGGGCTTTTCAATGTGATCGGATCTCTCCAAAACCTCGAAAGCGCAGAAGCGGCTGGTGATCACTACGCCACCCGCACCTGCCTGCTGATCGACGGTGTTGGGACACTCGCCGCTGCAGCACTCGGTTCCTGTTTCCCCACCACGATTTACATCGGCCATTCAGGCTTCAAAGACATGGGGGCGCGCTCTGGCTACTCCTGGCTGAACGGTGTCGTCATGTCGGCAGCTTGCTTCTTTGGCTTGTTCGGCTTGCTGGCACTCTTGATCCCCATCGATGCCGGCATGGCGATCGTGCTGTACATCGGTATTGCGATGACAGCCCAGGCGTTTCAGGCCACGCCCTCACGCCACGCCCCCGCAGTCGTGCTCGGACTGCTTCCTGGCCTGGCTGGATGGGGCGCCCAATTGCTGAAAGCCGGATTGCGCGCCGGTGGACTGGGCACGCCAAAGCAACCCTTTAACCAGCAAATGATCGACCAGCTCGCCCAGGGTGATGTCTGGGCAGCGGGTGCCTTTGCCTTGGAGCAGGGGCAGATCATCACAGCGATGCTGTTGGCAGCTTTGCTCGTATTTGCCATTGAAGGCCGCTTCCTCGCCGCCGCAACCTGCAGTGGGATTGCAGCCGTGCTCGCCTGGTTTGGCGTGATTCATGCCTGGCAATTTTCCACCGGTGACACCGTTGTGAATCTGGGCTGGGGAACCGGTCAGCCCTGGGCTATCGCCTATGCGCTGATCACCGTATTGATTTTGATCGCCCGACGCTTACCCCAACAACCGGAGGGGAAGTAA
- the mnmE gene encoding tRNA uridine-5-carboxymethylaminomethyl(34) synthesis GTPase MnmE, which produces MSGIGPDQAFSIAAIATAVAPGQGGIAVIRVSGPSAVGAVAAITVIPGQQVWESHRVLYGHVVAAGGVERLDEVLVLVMLAPRSFTGEDVVEIHCHGGVIAVQQVLARVLEQPGVRRALPGEFSQRAVLNGRLDLTRAEAIGDLVGARSQRAAQLAMAGLDGGIQKTMVVLRERLLDQLSELEARVDFEEDLPPLNGEALLQELQAVRLELLNLVADGERGSVVRHGLRVALVGRPNVGKSSLLNLLSRRERAIVTDLPGTTRDLLESEIVLDGVPITLLDTAGIRATSDAVEKLGIARSRDALASADLVLLLFDLAQGWLDDDQALFALIPEGVPCLRVGNKADLPLKAEPVDASVAASVADVRLSAVTGDGEQALVRAVLERCGALGEQPLLLALNQRQSDLAVTAAEALARSEQVAADGLPWDFWTIDLRQAICSLGEITGEQLTESVLDRIFSRFCIGK; this is translated from the coding sequence ATGTCTGGGATTGGTCCAGATCAGGCGTTTTCGATCGCTGCGATCGCTACCGCAGTGGCACCGGGGCAGGGTGGCATCGCCGTGATTCGGGTGTCGGGTCCCAGTGCTGTAGGTGCTGTTGCTGCGATCACGGTGATTCCTGGTCAACAGGTGTGGGAGAGCCACCGGGTGCTGTATGGACATGTTGTGGCTGCCGGCGGTGTGGAACGGCTCGATGAGGTGTTGGTGTTGGTGATGTTGGCGCCGCGCAGTTTTACCGGTGAAGACGTTGTCGAGATTCATTGTCATGGCGGGGTGATCGCCGTACAGCAGGTCTTGGCACGTGTCTTGGAGCAGCCAGGAGTGCGACGGGCCCTGCCCGGTGAATTCAGCCAACGCGCTGTCCTGAATGGCCGTCTTGACCTCACCCGGGCGGAAGCAATTGGTGATTTGGTGGGAGCGCGCAGCCAGCGGGCAGCGCAATTGGCGATGGCGGGTCTCGATGGCGGGATCCAGAAAACAATGGTGGTCTTGCGGGAGCGATTGCTCGATCAGCTCAGTGAGTTGGAGGCCCGCGTGGACTTTGAAGAGGATCTTCCTCCTTTGAATGGTGAGGCGCTCTTGCAGGAGCTGCAAGCTGTTCGCCTGGAGTTGCTCAACCTCGTGGCCGATGGCGAGCGGGGATCAGTTGTGCGCCACGGATTGAGGGTCGCGCTGGTGGGCCGGCCAAACGTGGGAAAAAGCTCCTTGCTCAACCTCTTGAGTCGCCGGGAGCGGGCGATCGTGACCGACTTGCCAGGGACCACGCGGGATTTGCTGGAAAGTGAGATCGTGCTCGATGGGGTCCCAATCACCCTGCTGGACACCGCAGGCATCAGGGCCACCAGTGATGCCGTGGAGAAGTTGGGGATTGCTCGAAGCCGCGACGCCCTGGCGAGTGCCGATCTGGTCCTGCTGTTATTTGATCTCGCCCAGGGCTGGTTGGATGACGATCAGGCTTTGTTTGCCCTGATCCCTGAAGGGGTTCCCTGCCTGAGGGTCGGCAACAAAGCAGACCTTCCTCTGAAGGCTGAGCCCGTTGATGCGTCGGTTGCGGCATCGGTTGCGGATGTGCGCCTCAGCGCGGTCACGGGAGACGGGGAACAGGCTCTCGTGCGTGCAGTCTTGGAGCGTTGTGGCGCCTTAGGCGAACAGCCCTTGCTTCTGGCTTTGAATCAGCGTCAGTCTGATCTGGCGGTCACTGCGGCTGAGGCCCTGGCCCGTAGTGAGCAGGTGGCGGCCGATGGTCTCCCCTGGGATTTTTGGACGATTGATTTGCGTCAGGCGATTTGCAGCCTGGGTGAGATCACCGGTGAGCAGCTCACGGAGTCGGTGTTGGACCGGATTTTCTCTCGCTTCTGTATCGGTAAGTGA
- a CDS encoding DUF2062 domain-containing protein → MKRLQNKCQRRLNRWLQWIWQQEGTPGQRARGLAAGVFCGCFPFFGFQTLLGIGLASIVRGNHLLAAAGTWISNPFTYVPLFWFNYRLGTLVLGEGAGWPGLNNLNQELLATAGWDVMSRLLLGSTLTGTVFGGLSWWFTLNWLQPQRARTTAPRRRERGRK, encoded by the coding sequence ATCAAGCGGTTGCAGAACAAATGTCAGCGACGCTTGAACCGATGGCTGCAGTGGATCTGGCAGCAGGAGGGAACCCCTGGACAACGCGCGCGCGGGCTGGCCGCAGGCGTGTTTTGCGGCTGCTTCCCCTTCTTTGGCTTTCAAACCCTGCTGGGAATTGGCTTGGCCAGCATTGTGCGTGGCAACCATTTGCTGGCCGCCGCAGGCACCTGGATCAGCAACCCATTCACCTACGTACCGCTGTTTTGGTTCAACTACCGGTTAGGGACACTGGTCCTCGGTGAAGGCGCTGGCTGGCCAGGGCTCAACAATCTCAATCAAGAACTGCTTGCCACGGCAGGATGGGATGTGATGAGCCGTCTCTTGCTTGGCTCCACCCTGACCGGAACAGTGTTTGGGGGACTGAGCTGGTGGTTCACCCTTAACTGGCTGCAACCCCAAAGAGCCAGGACCACAGCCCCTCGACGTCGAGAGCGTGGACGAAAGTAA
- a CDS encoding protein adenylyltransferase SelO, with protein MSNPLLALPFEPSIEGLGGSYWDVVEAAVFPRTQLRFRNDALLRKLGVEPDSVSDQDFEKAYGRFEERVPLLALRYHGYQFGTYNPQLGDGRGFLYGQLRDRTGQLQDLGSKGSGTTPWSRGGDGRLTLKGGVREVIASEALHRLGVTTSRTLSLIETGEDLWRGDEPSPTRSAVMVRMARTHLRFGSCERLLYLRDPQGLERLLRHVVAVYYPDVAAAHPAPDGDRLALEHQLLAFYGELVERVARLAAEWMAAGFVHGVLNTDNMSLAGESFDYGPFAFLDRWDPSFTAAYFDQTGLYSYGRQPAICRKNLQLLQNPLAMLLPRPPMEQLLERYASSYQNYYRLCLLRRMGLTPNPDAESDDRLVSATLELIASWPVGYGDFFAGLASVVQSSGLPQEPEGLPVVLNNLPDPPRAVWQNWRDAWWWQIQAIEPSEASELEASVSEGLRRWNLSQTPTRPLIESLWESIDQGDDWRPLKEWLSSVMTA; from the coding sequence TTGAGTAACCCGCTGTTGGCCTTGCCGTTCGAACCCTCAATCGAGGGTTTGGGTGGGTCGTATTGGGATGTGGTGGAGGCGGCGGTTTTCCCGCGAACGCAGTTGCGTTTTCGCAACGACGCACTGTTGCGCAAGCTGGGGGTGGAGCCGGACAGTGTGTCGGATCAAGATTTCGAGAAGGCCTATGGCCGTTTTGAAGAGCGCGTTCCCTTGCTCGCTCTTCGTTATCACGGCTACCAGTTCGGCACCTACAACCCCCAGCTTGGAGATGGCCGCGGCTTTCTCTATGGCCAACTGCGCGATCGAACCGGCCAGCTTCAAGACCTTGGCAGCAAAGGGAGTGGCACCACCCCCTGGAGTCGTGGTGGGGATGGACGCCTCACCTTGAAAGGAGGGGTGCGCGAAGTGATCGCCTCCGAGGCGTTGCATCGTCTTGGTGTGACCACGAGCCGCACGTTGTCGTTGATCGAGACGGGTGAGGACCTGTGGCGTGGGGATGAACCCTCGCCGACGCGAAGTGCGGTGATGGTTCGGATGGCACGCACTCATCTGCGTTTCGGTAGCTGTGAACGGCTGCTGTATTTGCGGGACCCCCAAGGTTTGGAGCGCTTACTGCGCCATGTGGTAGCTGTCTACTACCCCGATGTTGCAGCGGCCCATCCTGCTCCTGATGGAGATCGCCTGGCCTTGGAGCATCAGCTTCTCGCCTTCTATGGCGAGCTGGTGGAGCGGGTGGCTCGTTTGGCAGCTGAGTGGATGGCAGCAGGCTTTGTTCATGGCGTGCTCAACACCGACAACATGTCGCTGGCTGGTGAAAGCTTTGACTACGGACCGTTTGCCTTTTTAGATCGCTGGGATCCAAGTTTTACGGCGGCTTATTTCGATCAGACCGGGCTGTATTCCTATGGGCGTCAGCCAGCTATTTGCCGAAAGAATTTGCAGCTTCTTCAAAACCCTTTGGCGATGTTGCTGCCTCGGCCGCCGATGGAACAATTGCTTGAGCGGTATGCAAGCAGTTATCAAAATTACTATCGCTTGTGCTTGTTGAGGCGGATGGGGTTGACGCCCAATCCTGATGCGGAGAGTGATGATCGCTTGGTGAGCGCAACCCTGGAATTAATCGCGAGCTGGCCCGTTGGTTATGGAGACTTTTTTGCTGGTCTCGCTTCGGTGGTTCAATCCTCTGGTTTGCCCCAGGAGCCTGAGGGCTTGCCTGTGGTGTTGAACAATCTTCCAGATCCTCCCAGGGCGGTGTGGCAAAACTGGCGTGATGCCTGGTGGTGGCAAATCCAGGCCATCGAGCCCTCTGAAGCATCTGAGCTGGAGGCTTCAGTTTCTGAGGGCTTGAGGCGTTGGAATTTGAGCCAAACACCCACACGCCCCTTGATTGAATCGCTTTGGGAGAGCATCGATCAAGGGGACGATTGGCGGCCGCTTAAGGAATGGCTTTCATCAGTCATGACGGCCTGA
- a CDS encoding RelA/SpoT family protein has product MLNATSAPDPSQTQSGSTPAACGLTALRERPLRLPDDYGIELPDWLKQCLIHVPPGIGHSCPTDPEALLAAAFDFAFQLHEGQFRASGDPYIVHPVAVADLLRDIGASASVIAAGFLHDVVEDTDVTPDQLQSHFGPEVRELVEGVTKLGGLHFTNRTEAQAENLRKMFLAMASDIRVVLVKLADRLHNMRTIGALKEEKRQRIARETREIYAPLANRLGIGRFKWELEDLSFKLLEPEAFREMQQEVSTKRSEREDRLSVTVQLLCDRLAAVGLDSCEVSGRPKHLYGIWTKMQRQQKEFHEIYDVAALRILTPNVETCYRALAVVHDTFRPIPGRFKDYIGLPKPNGYQSLHTAVIGRHRPIEVQIRTWDMHQVSEFGIAAHWKYKEGGSPATGGDTERFNWLRQLVDWQQEGGADDHNDYLASIKEDLFDEEVFVFTPKGDVLGLRKGSTAVDFAFRIHSEVGNHCHGVRINDRLLPLSTPLQNGDFIDILTSKNAHPSLDWLNFVATPTARNRIRQWYKRSHRDETIDRGKELLERELGRSGFDALLGSEAMLRVAERCNLQTTEDLLAGLGFGALTLHQVLNRLREEIRLQTAEVEAPLSNEDVAKQLVKQSEQPSPRDVPSAGAAPILGVEGLDHRLGGCCSPLPGEPILGAVALGNHGITIHRQDCANLEAIPTERRLPVRWNPSLQEAGSRFPAHLRIEVIDRVGILKDILMRLSDGSINVSDAQVRTAYGKPARIDLMVELGSAAQLQRTMDQIRSMADVIDIARTGQS; this is encoded by the coding sequence ATGCTCAACGCAACCTCTGCACCCGATCCCTCCCAGACTCAGTCTGGATCGACTCCTGCGGCCTGCGGTTTAACGGCGTTGCGCGAACGTCCGCTCCGCTTGCCCGATGACTATGGCATCGAGCTTCCTGACTGGTTGAAGCAGTGCCTGATTCACGTTCCTCCCGGCATCGGACACAGTTGTCCGACCGATCCAGAGGCCCTGCTAGCGGCTGCTTTTGATTTTGCGTTTCAGCTGCATGAGGGGCAGTTCCGCGCCAGCGGTGATCCCTACATCGTGCATCCGGTGGCCGTTGCAGATTTGCTGCGGGACATTGGTGCGAGTGCCAGCGTGATTGCAGCGGGTTTCCTCCACGATGTGGTGGAAGACACGGATGTGACACCAGATCAGCTCCAAAGCCATTTCGGCCCAGAGGTTCGTGAGTTGGTGGAAGGCGTCACCAAGCTGGGAGGCCTTCATTTCACCAATCGGACGGAGGCTCAAGCTGAGAATCTGCGCAAGATGTTTCTGGCGATGGCCAGTGATATTCGTGTGGTGTTGGTGAAGCTGGCCGATCGTTTGCACAACATGCGCACGATCGGTGCGCTCAAGGAGGAGAAACGGCAGCGCATCGCCAGGGAAACGCGAGAGATTTACGCACCCCTTGCCAATCGCCTGGGGATTGGTCGCTTCAAATGGGAACTCGAAGATCTCTCTTTCAAGTTGCTGGAGCCTGAGGCCTTCCGCGAAATGCAGCAGGAGGTTTCAACCAAGCGCAGTGAGCGGGAGGATCGCCTCTCCGTCACGGTGCAGTTGCTCTGTGATCGCTTGGCTGCCGTGGGCCTCGACAGCTGTGAGGTGAGTGGTCGCCCGAAACATCTCTATGGCATCTGGACCAAGATGCAACGCCAGCAGAAGGAGTTCCACGAGATCTACGACGTGGCTGCGTTACGGATCCTGACGCCGAATGTTGAGACCTGTTATCGCGCCCTTGCTGTGGTTCACGACACGTTCAGGCCCATCCCAGGCCGGTTCAAGGACTACATCGGCTTGCCTAAACCCAATGGTTATCAATCACTTCACACCGCAGTAATCGGACGCCATCGTCCGATCGAGGTGCAGATTCGTACCTGGGACATGCATCAGGTGTCGGAGTTCGGCATTGCTGCCCACTGGAAGTACAAGGAGGGTGGATCCCCCGCTACTGGTGGAGATACGGAGCGTTTTAACTGGTTGCGTCAGCTCGTGGATTGGCAGCAGGAAGGGGGCGCGGATGATCACAACGACTACCTGGCTTCGATCAAGGAAGATCTTTTTGACGAGGAGGTGTTTGTGTTCACTCCTAAGGGCGATGTTCTGGGGCTTCGTAAGGGGTCAACTGCGGTTGATTTTGCTTTTCGTATTCACTCTGAGGTGGGAAATCATTGTCATGGAGTAAGAATTAACGATCGGCTCTTGCCCCTTTCGACCCCGCTTCAAAATGGTGACTTCATTGATATTCTCACCTCAAAAAATGCCCATCCAAGTTTGGATTGGCTCAATTTTGTAGCGACTCCAACGGCGCGAAATCGCATTCGTCAGTGGTACAAACGCAGTCATCGTGACGAGACGATTGATCGCGGCAAAGAGCTGCTTGAACGTGAGCTGGGACGCAGTGGTTTTGATGCTCTGCTTGGCAGTGAAGCGATGCTCAGGGTGGCTGAGCGCTGCAACTTGCAAACCACGGAAGACTTGCTTGCTGGTCTTGGGTTTGGTGCTTTAACGCTGCATCAGGTGCTCAATCGTTTGCGCGAAGAAATTCGTCTGCAAACGGCTGAGGTGGAGGCACCTCTGAGTAACGAGGATGTCGCCAAGCAACTGGTCAAGCAGTCCGAGCAGCCATCCCCTCGGGACGTTCCATCCGCAGGAGCGGCACCGATCCTTGGTGTTGAAGGCTTAGATCATCGCCTTGGTGGATGTTGTAGTCCGCTGCCAGGAGAACCGATCTTGGGTGCTGTGGCCCTTGGTAATCACGGCATCACCATCCATCGTCAAGACTGCGCCAATCTGGAGGCGATCCCGACGGAACGTCGTTTGCCTGTGCGTTGGAACCCATCGCTGCAAGAGGCAGGTTCTCGCTTCCCTGCTCACTTGCGCATTGAGGTGATTGATCGGGTTGGGATTTTGAAGGACATTCTGATGCGTTTGTCTGATGGTTCGATCAATGTCAGTGATGCTCAGGTGAGAACGGCCTATGGCAAGCCGGCACGGATCGATTTGATGGTGGAACTGGGAAGCGCCGCGCAGTTGCAGCGCACCATGGACCAGATCCGCTCGATGGCAGATGTGATCGACATCGCGCGTACTGGTCAGAGTTGA
- a CDS encoding ABC transporter ATP-binding protein, giving the protein MPNAPETVLTLNQLRLRYPGSESWTLDGLDLSLKSGDRLALVGPSGCGKSTVARAALQLLPPGSCCEGDLRLNGQDPRQLSRPALRALRGEAVGLVFQDPMTRLNPLMTVGGHLLDTFAAHRPTMGHQERKDRAESLLEQVGIGAERFRAYPHEFSGGMRQRLAIALAIALAPPLVIADEPTTSLDVAVAGQVMAVLRTLCEELGSALLLITHDLAMANRWCEDMAVLDGGRLVEQNSSVQVLTHPQSEIGKRLVTAARAREGGNTPGKPDGTAVLQVEGLRCWHNLGGPPWSPNWLKAVDGVSFTLQSGESLGVVGGSGCGKSTLCRALMGLTPIRGGEVWLQTQNLLQLRGSAERQARRTIQMVFQDPLACLNPALSVADAIADPLLIHGLASRAAARERARELLELVGLSPADHFQNRLPKQLSGGQQQRVAIARALALGPQVLICDESVSMLDAEIQAEVLALLRRLQQDLGLAMIFVTHDLSVASGFCHRVIVLDRGKVVEEGPGDQLLRHPEAAITRTLVEACPLLPTRNR; this is encoded by the coding sequence ATGCCCAACGCGCCAGAAACGGTTCTGACGCTGAATCAGTTGCGTCTGCGCTACCCAGGAAGTGAGTCCTGGACGCTGGATGGATTGGATCTCAGCCTGAAATCGGGAGATCGCTTGGCACTTGTTGGGCCGTCTGGATGCGGGAAGAGCACAGTGGCGCGAGCTGCATTGCAGCTCTTACCTCCAGGGAGCTGCTGCGAAGGAGATTTACGTCTCAATGGTCAAGATCCACGCCAACTCAGTCGGCCTGCCTTGCGCGCCCTGCGCGGAGAGGCGGTCGGCCTGGTGTTTCAGGACCCGATGACGCGCCTGAATCCACTGATGACCGTGGGTGGGCACCTCCTCGACACCTTCGCTGCGCACCGGCCGACGATGGGGCATCAAGAGCGGAAAGACCGCGCTGAAAGCCTGCTGGAACAGGTGGGTATCGGGGCCGAGCGTTTTCGGGCCTATCCCCACGAATTCAGTGGTGGCATGCGTCAGCGCTTAGCCATCGCACTGGCCATTGCACTCGCACCCCCCCTTGTCATCGCCGACGAACCAACCACCAGCCTGGATGTTGCGGTTGCGGGGCAGGTGATGGCGGTGCTGCGAACTCTTTGCGAAGAGCTGGGAAGCGCCCTCCTGCTCATCACCCATGACTTGGCTATGGCCAACCGCTGGTGTGAAGACATGGCGGTCTTGGACGGGGGCCGTCTTGTGGAACAAAACAGCAGCGTTCAAGTGCTGACCCACCCCCAATCTGAGATCGGCAAGCGGCTCGTCACAGCCGCCAGGGCCAGGGAAGGAGGCAATACGCCGGGCAAACCTGACGGCACAGCAGTGCTGCAGGTGGAAGGATTGCGCTGTTGGCACAACCTCGGAGGTCCGCCCTGGTCTCCCAACTGGCTGAAAGCGGTGGATGGCGTGAGCTTCACCTTGCAATCCGGTGAATCGTTGGGCGTGGTGGGTGGTTCTGGCTGCGGGAAAAGCACCCTTTGCAGGGCCTTGATGGGCCTTACCCCAATTCGCGGAGGCGAGGTTTGGCTCCAAACCCAAAACCTGCTCCAACTGCGTGGCAGCGCTGAACGACAAGCAAGACGCACCATTCAGATGGTGTTTCAAGACCCGCTGGCCTGCCTGAATCCAGCCCTCAGCGTGGCCGACGCCATCGCAGATCCCCTGCTGATCCATGGCCTCGCCTCGCGGGCAGCCGCTCGAGAACGGGCAAGGGAGCTTCTGGAGCTTGTGGGCCTTTCACCAGCAGATCATTTTCAAAATCGACTGCCCAAGCAACTGTCTGGTGGCCAGCAGCAACGCGTCGCCATTGCTCGCGCTTTGGCTCTAGGCCCGCAGGTGCTGATCTGCGATGAGAGCGTGAGCATGCTCGATGCGGAGATCCAAGCTGAAGTCCTGGCCCTGCTGAGACGTCTGCAGCAAGACTTAGGCCTGGCGATGATTTTCGTGACCCATGACCTCTCGGTAGCGAGTGGCTTCTGCCATCGCGTGATCGTGCTGGATCGAGGCAAGGTTGTGGAAGAAGGTCCTGGCGATCAGTTGCTACGCCACCCAGAGGCTGCGATTACCCGCACCTTGGTCGAAGCCTGTCCGCTGCTGCCAACCAGAAACCGATAA